Proteins encoded in a region of the Psychromicrobium lacuslunae genome:
- the mca gene encoding mycothiol conjugate amidase Mca: MAAQQVKQGELRLLAVHAHPDDESSKGAAMMASYRAQGARVMVASCTGGERGDVQNPALAADPHALRDMAGARRLEMAKAASIIGIEHRWLGFVDSGLPEGDPLPPLPPGCFALQPLERAAAPLVRLVREFKPQVIVSYDENGGYPHPDHIMAHRVAVEAFHAAGDPERYPDAGAPWQPSKLYYDLAFNPQRFRALHDALEEAGMNSPYAEWIASWLEADAEGNKPARGQHPATTQIECGDFFEVRDNALRAHATQVDPQGFFFAVSLDLQRKVWPWEDYSLIESLVPTELPERDLFAGLR, from the coding sequence TTGGCGGCGCAACAGGTGAAGCAGGGTGAGCTCCGGCTATTGGCGGTACACGCGCATCCGGATGATGAATCTAGCAAAGGTGCCGCGATGATGGCCAGTTACCGGGCCCAGGGTGCCCGGGTAATGGTGGCCAGCTGTACCGGTGGTGAGCGTGGTGATGTGCAGAATCCAGCGCTTGCGGCGGACCCCCATGCGCTTCGCGATATGGCTGGCGCGCGAAGGCTGGAAATGGCCAAGGCTGCCTCGATTATCGGTATTGAGCATCGCTGGTTGGGATTTGTCGATTCCGGGTTACCGGAAGGTGACCCGCTACCGCCCTTGCCTCCAGGTTGCTTTGCCTTACAGCCGCTGGAGCGTGCCGCCGCTCCGTTGGTCCGGCTAGTCCGCGAATTCAAACCGCAGGTGATTGTTAGTTACGACGAAAATGGTGGTTATCCGCACCCGGACCACATTATGGCCCACCGGGTGGCGGTGGAGGCCTTCCATGCTGCCGGGGACCCAGAACGCTATCCGGACGCCGGCGCGCCTTGGCAGCCGAGCAAGCTGTACTACGATTTAGCCTTCAATCCGCAACGTTTCAGGGCCTTGCACGATGCTTTGGAGGAAGCTGGCATGAACTCACCCTATGCTGAGTGGATCGCGTCTTGGTTAGAAGCTGATGCGGAGGGCAACAAGCCTGCTCGGGGCCAGCATCCGGCGACTACGCAGATTGAGTGCGGAGATTTTTTTGAGGTGCGCGATAACGCTTTACGTGCCCATGCTACCCAGGTTGATCCGCAAGGTTTTTTCTTCGCGGTGTCTCTCGATCTGCAGCGCAAGGTTTGGCCCTGGGAAGATTATTCGCTGATCGAATCACTTGTGCCCACTGAGTTGCCGGAACGGGATCTCTTCGCGGGATTGCGTTAG
- a CDS encoding isoprenyl transferase translates to MAWKIPHPLYGLYERRLARSLRGQKIPEHVAMTVDGNRRWAKQFNASVGHGHQAGAEKIHEFLGWCQELGVKVVTLYMLSTENIGRSKEELDELLVIIATMMDRLDSDDTISVSAMGAPEVLPDYLAERLIRLTQRTPTTEKLHVNLAVGYGGRREIVDAVRELLRDAVAQQRDIAELAETLDVEDISRFLYTRGQRDPDLVIRTSGEQRLSGFLLWQSAYSEMYFCEVLWPAFRRVDFLRALRDYAGRHRRYGS, encoded by the coding sequence ATGGCGTGGAAAATTCCGCACCCGCTGTACGGTCTTTACGAGCGCAGACTGGCAAGATCGCTACGCGGCCAGAAAATTCCAGAACACGTTGCGATGACAGTGGATGGGAATCGCCGGTGGGCTAAGCAGTTCAATGCTTCGGTTGGCCATGGGCATCAGGCCGGTGCGGAAAAGATCCACGAGTTCTTGGGCTGGTGTCAGGAGCTAGGTGTTAAAGTCGTCACTCTCTACATGCTCTCCACCGAGAACATTGGTCGCTCGAAAGAGGAGCTCGACGAACTACTTGTCATTATCGCCACCATGATGGATCGACTCGATTCAGACGATACGATTAGCGTCAGCGCGATGGGCGCGCCCGAGGTGCTACCCGACTATCTAGCGGAACGCCTGATCCGCTTGACCCAACGCACTCCGACCACCGAAAAGCTGCATGTGAATCTTGCCGTCGGCTACGGTGGCCGACGCGAAATTGTCGACGCAGTACGCGAGCTGCTGCGCGACGCGGTCGCACAACAGCGTGATATCGCCGAACTAGCGGAAACCCTCGATGTTGAGGACATCTCTCGTTTTCTCTACACCAGGGGTCAACGCGATCCCGATCTGGTGATTAGAACCTCAGGGGAGCAGCGGCTCTCCGGATTCTTACTCTGGCAGAGTGCTTACAGCGAGATGTATTTTTGCGAGGTGCTCTGGCCGGCCTTCCGCCGAGTCGACTTCTTACGCGCGCTCCGCGACTACGCTGGCCGGCATCGTCGCTACGGCTCCTGA
- a CDS encoding DUF4307 domain-containing protein, with the protein MSKGRRILLIGAVALVVLAFVSWLTFGRGPGADLKLIGFTVVNDSQTTVDFQVTKDPASTAQCEVKALDDSYTVVGWKIATVPANPVDQGTEQGRTTRQQVQLLTDSLAVSAVVDSCWIVQN; encoded by the coding sequence ATGAGCAAAGGACGAAGGATCCTGCTGATCGGCGCAGTGGCACTAGTGGTGCTCGCGTTCGTCAGCTGGTTGACTTTTGGTCGCGGCCCGGGCGCCGACCTCAAATTAATTGGCTTCACCGTGGTCAACGACTCGCAGACCACCGTTGATTTCCAGGTCACCAAGGACCCAGCCTCCACGGCCCAGTGCGAGGTTAAAGCCTTAGATGACAGCTACACAGTGGTTGGTTGGAAAATTGCCACCGTGCCGGCTAATCCCGTCGATCAAGGCACTGAACAGGGCCGCACAACTCGCCAGCAGGTCCAGCTGCTCACCGATTCCCTCGCGGTCTCCGCGGTCGTCGATAGCTGTTGGATCGTGCAGAACTAG
- a CDS encoding prepilin peptidase produces MIPRLCQLIVQYPLSFVLTALACAYLLVIAVWLSIIDLRSHLLPNRIVYPSIAVALGLLGCSALLAADAGTALRVLLGGVVLGLGYLLLRAIYPAGMGLGDVKLAVLLGCYLGYLSWLHLLYASILSFMLGGLVGVGLLLSRKGTLKTALPFGPLMFAGTILALLTPA; encoded by the coding sequence ATGATCCCGAGGCTTTGCCAATTGATCGTCCAATACCCGTTGAGTTTTGTTTTGACGGCGCTAGCCTGTGCCTATTTGCTGGTGATAGCTGTTTGGTTGAGCATAATTGACCTACGCAGCCATCTGCTCCCAAACCGGATCGTTTACCCCTCAATCGCGGTAGCCCTGGGGCTGCTGGGATGCTCTGCTCTGCTAGCCGCTGACGCTGGAACTGCGCTCCGCGTCCTACTCGGTGGGGTGGTTCTAGGGCTCGGTTACCTACTCCTACGCGCGATCTATCCGGCGGGAATGGGGCTAGGGGATGTGAAATTGGCGGTGCTGCTCGGCTGTTATCTGGGGTACCTCAGCTGGCTGCACCTGCTCTATGCCAGCATCCTTAGCTTTATGTTGGGCGGTCTGGTGGGCGTTGGATTGCTGCTCAGCCGCAAGGGCACTTTGAAAACTGCTCTGCCTTTTGGGCCGCTAATGTTCGCCGGCACGATACTTGCGTTGCTCACCCCGGCCTAA
- a CDS encoding TetR/AcrR family transcriptional regulator produces MKDSAIISVESPTEDDSLGLRERKKQATRAAIVKVAQDLTLEHGFNGFTVEQLCESVGISRRTFFNYFASKEDAVLGWDGGDFPEDLQARFVAGQSTEHRPGQLSSTLLQDLLTMFAENTNRLPRTPEEHRKLHKVILSEPQLLAKALDSFEKREQTLRELIAKRESCEAEDLRVQMAVVLVGAILRKSSEASFLPGTTEEIPSIMRRYTRAIKDLIENSTLED; encoded by the coding sequence GTGAAAGATAGTGCAATAATTTCCGTTGAGTCGCCGACCGAGGACGATTCACTCGGCTTGCGTGAACGGAAGAAGCAGGCGACCAGGGCCGCCATCGTGAAGGTGGCACAAGATCTCACCCTGGAGCACGGCTTTAATGGATTCACCGTCGAGCAACTGTGCGAGAGTGTCGGCATCTCCCGCCGCACCTTCTTCAACTATTTCGCCAGCAAGGAAGATGCCGTGCTGGGCTGGGACGGCGGAGACTTCCCCGAGGATCTCCAAGCTAGGTTCGTGGCAGGACAGTCAACCGAGCATCGGCCCGGTCAGCTATCCAGCACCTTGCTGCAAGACCTGCTCACCATGTTCGCCGAGAATACAAACCGGCTTCCCCGCACTCCGGAGGAACACCGGAAGCTGCACAAGGTGATTCTGAGTGAACCGCAGCTCCTCGCCAAAGCTCTAGATAGCTTCGAGAAACGTGAGCAGACCTTGCGCGAGTTGATCGCCAAGCGAGAATCTTGCGAAGCCGAGGACCTTCGGGTCCAGATGGCGGTAGTGCTGGTTGGTGCGATTCTTCGCAAATCCTCCGAAGCCTCCTTCCTCCCCGGTACCACCGAAGAGATTCCTAGCATCATGCGGCGCTACACCCGAGCAATCAAAGACCTCATTGAGAATTCCACGCTAGAAGACTAA
- a CDS encoding DUF1772 domain-containing protein translates to MTDPWTATASIVSIVSAALLGGVYLAFTSMVMPALKRTGSRDAAGVMNKINVAAEQPGFLSIFALGALSAVAVLLLNLPQLGETAALWRIAGAVLSLFGTLITMVHNVPRNRRLSAEPDFWPRFATEWSRSNLLRGLSSGLGAVFGVLGLL, encoded by the coding sequence ATGACTGATCCTTGGACTGCCACCGCGAGTATCGTCTCAATTGTCAGCGCGGCTCTTCTCGGCGGCGTCTATCTAGCCTTTACCAGCATGGTGATGCCGGCACTCAAGCGCACCGGGAGCAGAGATGCCGCCGGAGTTATGAATAAGATCAACGTTGCTGCCGAACAGCCGGGTTTCCTTTCGATCTTCGCCCTCGGCGCACTCTCGGCGGTAGCTGTGCTGCTGCTCAACCTGCCTCAATTGGGCGAAACAGCTGCGCTCTGGCGTATCGCTGGGGCGGTGCTAAGCCTGTTTGGCACCTTGATCACCATGGTGCACAACGTGCCACGTAATCGTCGGTTAAGTGCCGAACCCGATTTCTGGCCCCGCTTTGCCACCGAATGGTCCCGCTCGAACCTGCTCCGAGGCCTTAGCTCTGGCCTCGGAGCAGTATTCGGGGTGCTTGGCTTGCTTTAG
- a CDS encoding aldose 1-epimerase family protein — MSEFISLRSGSARAIIAPLAAALRSYSRDGADLVEANLDPVAPGGSGLTLAPWPNRIAEGRWVLEGEVQQLDITEVSRGNAIHGLLRNTGYAVESRSESEVRLVATIYPQHGYPFQLTHRVSYRLEPDESLRVSQSLHNDSQLAAPVALGAHPYLRIAELPTEELRLSVQAGTELLVDEKMIPIEPASVSADSDLRRGRRVAELEMDRSYTDLAFAPDGLARHTLSAPDGRSVTLWQDKACQYVHIYVSTGFPGRNKAVAIEPMSAPANSFNSARGLHWLSPGEEFAIEWGIESVL; from the coding sequence ATGAGTGAGTTCATCAGCCTCCGCAGCGGCTCCGCACGGGCAATTATTGCGCCATTGGCGGCGGCGTTACGAAGCTATAGCCGTGACGGTGCCGATCTGGTCGAAGCTAATCTCGATCCGGTGGCGCCCGGTGGCTCAGGTCTGACTTTGGCGCCCTGGCCAAATCGGATCGCGGAGGGGCGCTGGGTGCTTGAGGGCGAGGTGCAACAGCTCGATATCACTGAGGTTTCCCGTGGAAACGCCATTCATGGCCTGCTGCGTAATACCGGCTATGCCGTCGAATCGCGGTCCGAGAGTGAAGTTCGCCTGGTGGCGACGATTTACCCACAGCACGGCTATCCCTTTCAGCTCACGCATCGAGTGAGCTATCGACTTGAGCCCGACGAGTCGCTGCGGGTTTCGCAAAGCTTGCACAATGATTCGCAGCTCGCTGCCCCCGTGGCGCTGGGCGCCCATCCCTATTTGAGAATTGCCGAGCTGCCCACCGAGGAACTCAGACTGAGCGTCCAGGCCGGGACTGAGCTCCTCGTCGATGAGAAAATGATCCCCATCGAGCCTGCTTCGGTATCAGCAGATTCCGATTTGCGTCGCGGTAGGAGGGTGGCGGAATTGGAGATGGATCGCAGTTACACCGATCTGGCGTTCGCCCCGGATGGCCTCGCCCGGCATACCCTCAGCGCGCCTGACGGGCGCTCGGTGACGCTCTGGCAAGATAAAGCATGCCAATATGTGCATATATATGTCTCGACCGGATTCCCTGGCCGGAATAAGGCGGTGGCGATTGAACCAATGAGCGCTCCTGCCAATAGTTTCAATAGTGCTCGTGGGCTGCACTGGCTGTCTCCGGGAGAAGAATTTGCTATTGAATGGGGCATCGAATCAGTGCTCTAG
- the ilvA gene encoding threonine ammonia-lyase, with the protein MNSTTALPQLPVNLEDIRQAQQLLAGIAERTPVESSRALSRIIGSDVFFKCENLQRAGSFKVRGAYVRMARLSPEERARGVVAASAGNHAQGVAVAAKALGIQARIYMPLGVALPKLAATRGHGAEVVLHGVNVDEALAEAQHYADQSGAVFVHPFDNVDVVAGQGTIGLEILDQIPDVDTVVMGVGGGGLLAGVAVAIKSMARELGREIRIIGVQAENAAAYPPSLAADALVPLARVSTMADGIAVGRPGQIPFSIIRELVDDVVTVSEDSLARALIFLLERSKMVVEPAGAVGVAALLDGTLNTAGAKPGSTAVILSGGNIDPMLMLKVIQRGLSAAGRFMTVRMLLDDRPGSLATISRIIAESDANVTGVDHTRVGGSISMGDVSITVNMETKGHEHCEQVLLNLRAEGFQPIVVH; encoded by the coding sequence GTGAACTCCACAACAGCGCTCCCGCAGCTTCCAGTCAATCTTGAGGATATCCGCCAAGCCCAGCAGTTGCTCGCTGGGATTGCCGAGCGGACCCCGGTGGAGAGCTCCCGTGCGCTGTCTCGAATTATTGGCTCAGACGTTTTCTTCAAGTGTGAGAATCTGCAACGCGCTGGCTCCTTCAAAGTCCGCGGGGCCTACGTTCGGATGGCGCGACTCAGCCCGGAGGAACGCGCCCGGGGGGTGGTGGCAGCTTCCGCAGGCAACCATGCGCAAGGTGTCGCGGTGGCTGCCAAAGCACTCGGCATCCAAGCTCGGATCTATATGCCGCTCGGCGTAGCACTGCCAAAATTGGCGGCAACCCGTGGTCACGGTGCCGAGGTGGTGCTGCACGGGGTGAACGTTGACGAGGCACTCGCCGAGGCTCAGCATTATGCCGATCAAAGCGGCGCGGTTTTCGTGCATCCGTTCGACAATGTTGATGTCGTGGCGGGACAGGGCACTATCGGACTTGAGATATTGGACCAGATTCCCGATGTTGACACGGTGGTGATGGGTGTCGGTGGCGGAGGTCTGCTGGCCGGGGTCGCGGTAGCGATTAAGTCGATGGCCCGTGAGCTGGGGCGTGAGATTCGGATTATTGGGGTGCAAGCGGAAAACGCGGCTGCCTACCCGCCCTCGCTCGCCGCAGATGCCCTGGTCCCGCTCGCCCGGGTGTCAACGATGGCAGACGGTATTGCGGTCGGCCGACCGGGCCAGATTCCGTTTTCCATTATTAGAGAACTGGTCGATGATGTGGTGACGGTGAGTGAGGATTCGCTCGCCCGGGCGCTGATTTTCCTGCTGGAGCGATCCAAAATGGTGGTCGAGCCGGCGGGGGCGGTGGGGGTTGCGGCATTGCTCGATGGCACCCTCAACACCGCTGGCGCTAAGCCAGGCAGCACGGCGGTGATTTTATCGGGTGGCAATATTGACCCGATGCTGATGCTCAAGGTCATCCAGCGCGGGCTTTCGGCGGCTGGCCGGTTCATGACGGTGCGAATGCTGTTGGATGACCGGCCTGGTTCACTCGCCACGATTTCCCGGATCATCGCTGAATCGGATGCCAATGTCACCGGTGTTGATCACACCAGAGTCGGTGGCTCGATCAGTATGGGCGACGTGTCCATCACGGTAAATATGGAAACCAAAGGTCACGAACATTGCGAGCAAGTCTTGCTGAACCTGAGAGCCGAGGGCTTCCAGCCCATCGTGGTGCACTGA
- the trhA gene encoding PAQR family membrane homeostasis protein TrhA — MVRQASSPVKPPPVPLKPTLGVKPSWRGWIHLVATPLAMAAGIVLICVAPTVLGKVTSAIYAFTGMLLFGISALYHRGNWKPTVKAVLKRLDHTNIMLVIAGTYTPLAALLLPPEKATLLLWAIWVGAIAGVAFRVLWVSAPRWLYVPIYCILGLAAVFFFPDFFAASIPAAVLICVGGAFYIAGAVFYGIKRPNFSQAHFGFHEFFHAFTVVGFTCHFIAIMFAVFS, encoded by the coding sequence ATGGTGCGTCAAGCTTCTAGCCCAGTGAAACCCCCACCAGTGCCGCTCAAGCCAACACTAGGGGTTAAACCAAGCTGGCGTGGCTGGATTCATTTGGTGGCCACTCCGCTAGCGATGGCGGCCGGGATTGTCTTGATTTGCGTGGCACCAACGGTGCTTGGCAAAGTAACCTCGGCGATATATGCATTTACTGGAATGCTTCTTTTCGGGATCAGCGCGCTCTACCATCGTGGTAACTGGAAGCCCACCGTCAAAGCCGTGCTGAAGCGTTTAGACCACACCAATATTATGTTGGTGATCGCTGGCACCTACACCCCGCTGGCGGCGCTACTCTTGCCACCGGAAAAAGCGACTCTTCTACTCTGGGCGATCTGGGTGGGCGCGATAGCTGGAGTGGCGTTCCGGGTACTCTGGGTTAGTGCGCCACGCTGGCTTTATGTGCCGATCTACTGCATTCTCGGCCTAGCTGCAGTCTTTTTCTTCCCCGACTTTTTTGCCGCTTCCATTCCAGCCGCAGTACTGATCTGCGTTGGCGGCGCCTTCTATATCGCGGGCGCAGTGTTTTACGGGATCAAACGACCGAATTTCTCCCAGGCACACTTCGGCTTCCACGAATTTTTTCACGCCTTCACCGTGGTCGGGTTCACCTGCCACTTCATCGCCATTATGTTCGCGGTATTTTCGTAG
- a CDS encoding MDR family MFS transporter yields the protein MTTLSAAQPLLLTKRRIWTIFAALIAGMLLSSLDQTIVSTEMPTIVGKLGGVENQAWITTAYLLATTIVMPIYGKFGDVLGRRNLFLIAIALFTLASVGCAFAGDFWMFVVFRALQGLGGGGLMILSQAIIADIVPASERGKYMGPLGGIFGLAAVAGPLLGGFFVDHLTWEWAFYINIPVGIAAFLIAVFALRLPSKKAEKKIDVLGVVLLSIATTCLIFFTDFGGKKNAPGENLYGWGAWGTWAWGIGLIVAATLFVLVERKAEDPVIPLSLFKNRIFINATAIGFTLGLGMFSALAFIPTFLQMSSGASAAGSGLLMLPMMAGLFATSIYSGIAISKSGKYKIYPIIGTSLTILAMLWMTTLTADTPLFLICVQLFVFGAGLGLIMQVIVMVVQNAVPATQIGTATSTNNYFREVGASLGVAVFGTIFTSRLTESLTNVFAGLPGGAANASQSAATLDPQKLATLPEGVRDSIVNAYADSLAPVFWYLVPFIAIALILAITLKQIPLSDTSGMVARGEAISGEEAERLEAELATQKSGVPAGIGASAGTVPSAPNSDDDGGAELEDARR from the coding sequence ATGACAACTCTCAGCGCAGCTCAACCGCTGCTCCTGACTAAACGGCGAATCTGGACGATTTTCGCGGCGCTCATCGCCGGGATGCTGCTCTCCAGCCTCGACCAGACCATCGTCTCCACCGAGATGCCAACCATTGTTGGCAAGCTCGGCGGCGTCGAAAACCAAGCCTGGATCACCACGGCTTACCTTTTGGCGACCACCATTGTGATGCCAATTTACGGCAAATTCGGTGATGTGCTGGGGCGGCGGAACCTTTTCCTCATCGCCATCGCGCTCTTCACCCTAGCTTCAGTGGGTTGCGCCTTCGCCGGTGACTTCTGGATGTTCGTGGTCTTCCGCGCCCTGCAAGGTTTGGGCGGCGGCGGTCTGATGATCCTCTCGCAGGCGATTATTGCCGATATCGTACCGGCCAGCGAACGCGGTAAATACATGGGCCCGCTCGGTGGCATCTTCGGCCTGGCCGCCGTGGCCGGGCCGCTGCTGGGCGGCTTCTTCGTCGATCACCTTACCTGGGAATGGGCTTTCTACATCAATATCCCGGTCGGCATCGCCGCCTTCTTAATCGCCGTCTTTGCACTACGACTGCCCAGCAAGAAGGCCGAAAAAAAGATCGACGTTCTTGGCGTCGTCTTGCTCTCGATCGCCACCACCTGCCTGATCTTCTTCACCGACTTCGGTGGCAAGAAAAACGCTCCTGGCGAGAATCTCTACGGCTGGGGCGCCTGGGGCACCTGGGCCTGGGGCATTGGTTTGATCGTGGCAGCTACCCTGTTCGTGCTGGTCGAGCGCAAGGCTGAAGATCCGGTCATCCCGCTTAGCCTGTTCAAGAACCGGATCTTTATCAATGCCACCGCCATTGGCTTCACCCTAGGCCTCGGTATGTTCTCGGCACTGGCCTTCATTCCGACCTTCCTGCAAATGTCCTCCGGGGCTTCCGCCGCCGGTTCCGGTTTGTTAATGCTGCCGATGATGGCGGGCCTATTCGCCACCTCGATCTACTCTGGTATTGCGATCAGCAAGAGCGGTAAGTACAAGATCTACCCGATCATTGGTACCTCGCTGACCATTCTGGCCATGCTCTGGATGACCACGCTCACCGCGGACACTCCGCTGTTCCTCATCTGCGTGCAACTCTTCGTTTTCGGCGCAGGTCTTGGCTTGATCATGCAGGTGATCGTGATGGTGGTGCAGAACGCGGTACCGGCCACCCAAATCGGCACCGCGACCAGTACCAATAACTACTTCCGTGAAGTGGGTGCATCGTTGGGTGTCGCGGTCTTCGGCACCATCTTCACCAGCAGGTTGACCGAGTCGCTCACGAATGTGTTCGCTGGCTTGCCGGGCGGTGCGGCGAATGCTTCGCAGTCTGCGGCCACCCTCGATCCGCAGAAACTCGCCACCCTGCCAGAGGGCGTGCGGGACTCGATTGTGAACGCCTACGCGGACTCGCTGGCTCCGGTGTTCTGGTACCTGGTGCCGTTCATTGCCATCGCTTTGATCTTGGCAATTACCCTCAAGCAGATTCCACTCTCCGACACCTCAGGGATGGTGGCACGTGGTGAGGCAATTTCGGGCGAAGAGGCCGAACGCCTGGAAGCTGAGCTGGCCACGCAGAAGTCCGGAGTGCCCGCTGGGATCGGAGCTAGTGCTGGCACAGTTCCCTCGGCGCCGAACTCTGACGACGACGGTGGCGCCGAGTTAGAGGACGCCCGCCGCTAA
- the greA gene encoding transcription elongation factor GreA, whose amino-acid sequence MSTPSAPTAWLTQEAFDRLSAELEELSGPARVEVVKKIEQARSEGDLKENGGYHAAKEEQGKIEARIRQLTELLRDAHVGETPADDGVVEQGMLVVAKIAGEKTTFLLGSREVAGDTDLDVFSEKSPLGEAIHGHKVGDKLSYTAPNGKDIKVEIVSAKPYTG is encoded by the coding sequence GTGTCTACCCCTAGCGCACCCACTGCCTGGCTTACTCAGGAAGCATTCGATCGGCTAAGCGCCGAGCTGGAGGAGCTTTCCGGGCCTGCTCGCGTCGAAGTGGTCAAGAAGATCGAACAAGCTCGCTCTGAGGGCGATCTGAAGGAAAACGGCGGCTACCACGCGGCCAAGGAAGAGCAGGGTAAGATCGAGGCGCGGATTCGCCAGCTCACCGAGCTACTGCGTGATGCTCATGTTGGCGAGACTCCGGCTGACGACGGTGTGGTTGAACAAGGCATGCTGGTTGTCGCCAAGATCGCTGGAGAAAAGACCACCTTCCTGCTCGGCAGCCGCGAAGTAGCAGGCGATACCGATCTGGATGTTTTCAGCGAAAAATCACCGCTCGGCGAAGCCATTCACGGGCACAAAGTGGGCGATAAGCTCAGTTACACAGCACCAAACGGCAAAGACATTAAAGTCGAGATTGTCTCCGCAAAACCTTATACGGGCTAG
- a CDS encoding PhoH family protein — MNTPSAAEQPAARGKRGPAKTTKTKKTGSALAAAGLSRSYVLDTSVLLSDPRAITRFAEHEVILPIVVISELEAKRHDPELGYFARKALRLLDDLRVEHGGLNKAIPLGEEGGSLRVELNHISSEVLPAGFRSGDNDARILAVAKNLANEGFDVTVVSKDLPMRVKASAMGLQAEEYRNELVQDSGWTGVAELDVAEEEVNTLYNHEPVFVPAAAELPTNTGLVLLSNRGSALGRVGADKQVRLVKGNRDVFGLHGRSAEQRLAIDLLMDPEVGIISLGGRAGTGKSALALCAGLEAVLERREHRKVMVFRPLYAVGGQELGFLPGSETEKMNPWAQAVFDTLGALVSQEVVEEVMDRGMLEVLPLTHIRGRSLHDAFVIVDEAQSLEKNVLLTVMSRIGQNSKIVLTHDVAQRDNLRVGRHDGIAAVVETLKGHPLFAHITLNRSERSPIAALVTDLLEGAEI, encoded by the coding sequence ATGAATACACCATCCGCAGCCGAACAGCCTGCCGCTCGCGGCAAGCGAGGCCCCGCCAAAACCACTAAGACCAAGAAGACCGGATCAGCGTTAGCAGCTGCCGGTCTTTCGCGTTCTTATGTATTGGACACTTCGGTTCTACTCTCTGATCCTCGCGCGATTACCCGATTCGCAGAGCATGAAGTCATTCTGCCGATCGTGGTGATTAGCGAGCTCGAAGCTAAAAGGCATGACCCAGAACTGGGGTATTTTGCCCGGAAAGCTTTGCGTTTGCTTGACGATTTACGGGTAGAGCACGGTGGTTTGAACAAGGCGATCCCACTCGGGGAAGAGGGCGGATCGTTACGGGTTGAACTCAACCACATCTCTTCCGAAGTGTTACCCGCAGGTTTTCGCAGCGGCGATAACGACGCCAGAATTCTTGCGGTAGCAAAGAACCTGGCCAATGAGGGTTTCGACGTCACGGTGGTCTCCAAGGACCTACCGATGCGGGTCAAAGCTTCGGCGATGGGCTTGCAGGCTGAGGAATACCGCAATGAGCTGGTCCAGGACTCCGGCTGGACCGGTGTCGCGGAGCTCGATGTTGCTGAGGAAGAGGTCAATACTCTTTACAACCACGAGCCGGTCTTCGTGCCGGCCGCTGCGGAGCTGCCGACCAATACTGGTTTGGTTTTGCTCTCGAACCGCGGTTCGGCGCTAGGCCGAGTCGGCGCGGATAAGCAGGTTCGCTTGGTGAAGGGCAATCGCGATGTCTTTGGCTTGCATGGACGCTCTGCAGAGCAGCGGCTGGCTATTGACCTGCTGATGGACCCTGAGGTGGGCATTATCTCGCTCGGGGGCCGGGCTGGTACCGGTAAATCTGCTTTGGCGCTCTGTGCGGGCTTGGAAGCAGTGCTGGAGCGTCGGGAGCATCGCAAAGTGATGGTCTTCCGGCCGCTCTACGCGGTAGGGGGTCAGGAACTCGGCTTTTTGCCGGGCTCTGAGACAGAGAAGATGAATCCCTGGGCGCAGGCAGTTTTCGATACCTTGGGTGCCTTAGTCTCCCAAGAAGTGGTCGAAGAAGTGATGGATCGGGGCATGCTCGAAGTGCTGCCGTTGACCCATATTCGGGGACGATCCCTCCACGATGCTTTCGTCATTGTGGACGAAGCTCAGTCGCTGGAGAAGAACGTGCTGCTCACCGTGATGAGCCGGATCGGGCAGAACTCCAAGATTGTGCTTACCCACGACGTCGCGCAGCGAGACAACCTCCGAGTGGGTCGTCATGACGGTATCGCTGCGGTAGTGGAGACGCTCAAGGGTCACCCGCTCTTCGCGCACATCACCTTGAACCGCTCGGAGCGTTCGCCGATCGCAGCTTTGGTCACCGATCTGTTGGAAGGTGCCGAAATCTAA